Proteins from a genomic interval of Methanofollis formosanus:
- a CDS encoding NosD domain-containing protein → MKKIPPFRKKIPLLVLLLVIALTCLVLAVSGIPVYHGRVWHVSYIEGGENRTSLHDISRIGAGDIIHIWGAEGHPYEGGITIDVPGVTIRRWGGSPAQPLITCTSHAAPAFTLTGAADDTVLYDLEISGNLLERDRTQGAAVNAFGTAEDHLQGLIITDCTFTGNAANGNPTRGGALSARYVDDLRITESTFTDNHAVWGGGAYCYECEGVTITDTGFTRNTADGDGGGARFDSCRDVALTSIAFTANHAKRGGGTSFEKCSGVTLTDATFSDNRADGDFGGGAHFHASSGTSIADATFSGNHADEGFGGGVSFVTSSGATITDTAFTGNSAKAGGGVCFSDSDDLALTGTAFTENNADRFGGGVSFITSSDATITDTVFTGNSAKAGGGACFSGSNDLALTGTTFSENNADRYGGGAFVDMCRRTTLTGTTLADNSAETGSGTFFQLCEDSTLTDTVFTDNTATNLGGGTCFWECQGATLTGTVFTGNTAIGGGGAHISSCERAIITNCRFDNPTNIYAEDSAGAVLNTPRHGGRNIAGGSFLGGNLWLRDPAQNISEWAADADGDGICDEPLNIEGFGTDSLPLTCRSEPAPTMVATTVSSTEPAGARPLSSRDDPTTTTTTAAPSAGSSGESTAAPVNTTATPVAEMTAVMTAAAPAETPVTLTTAATATDTTPAETQTPFPTAMLVVAWAIAAMAIRRRE, encoded by the coding sequence ATGAAAAAAATCCCCCCCTTCCGGAAAAAAATTCCCTTGCTCGTACTCTTGCTGGTGATAGCCCTGACCTGCCTCGTCCTGGCGGTCAGCGGCATTCCCGTCTATCACGGACGTGTCTGGCACGTCTCCTATATCGAAGGCGGCGAGAACCGCACCAGTCTCCACGACATCTCCCGCATCGGGGCGGGCGACATCATCCATATCTGGGGGGCCGAGGGCCATCCCTACGAAGGCGGGATCACCATCGACGTCCCCGGCGTGACCATCAGACGATGGGGAGGGTCGCCCGCCCAACCGCTCATCACCTGCACCTCGCACGCCGCTCCGGCCTTCACCCTCACCGGCGCCGCGGATGACACCGTGCTGTACGACCTCGAGATCTCAGGCAACCTGCTGGAGCGTGACAGAACCCAGGGCGCGGCGGTCAACGCCTTCGGGACCGCCGAAGACCATCTCCAGGGCCTCATCATCACCGACTGCACCTTCACCGGGAACGCGGCGAACGGGAACCCGACCCGTGGCGGGGCGCTCTCCGCCCGCTACGTCGACGACCTCAGGATCACAGAGTCGACCTTCACCGACAACCACGCAGTGTGGGGCGGCGGCGCATACTGCTACGAGTGCGAGGGCGTCACGATCACCGACACCGGCTTCACGCGCAACACCGCGGACGGGGACGGCGGCGGGGCGCGGTTCGACTCCTGCCGCGACGTCGCGCTCACCTCCATCGCGTTCACCGCCAACCACGCAAAGCGCGGCGGCGGGACCTCGTTCGAGAAGTGCAGCGGCGTCACGCTCACCGACGCCACCTTCTCCGACAACCGCGCGGACGGAGATTTCGGTGGCGGCGCACACTTCCATGCATCGTCCGGCACCTCGATCGCCGACGCCACGTTCTCCGGCAACCACGCGGACGAAGGTTTCGGTGGCGGGGTATCTTTCGTTACATCATCCGGCGCCACGATCACCGACACCGCCTTCACCGGCAACAGCGCAAAAGCAGGTGGCGGGGTATGTTTCTCGGACTCCGATGACCTCGCGCTCACCGGCACCGCCTTCACCGAAAACAACGCGGATCGGTTCGGTGGCGGGGTATCCTTCATTACATCATCCGACGCCACGATCACCGACACCGTCTTCACCGGCAACAGCGCAAAAGCAGGTGGAGGGGCCTGTTTCTCGGGCTCCAATGACCTCGCGCTCACCGGCACCACCTTCTCCGAAAACAACGCGGATCGGTACGGTGGCGGGGCATTCGTTGATATGTGCCGTCGCACTACGCTCACCGGCACCACCCTCGCCGACAACTCCGCAGAAACGGGTAGCGGGACATTCTTCCAGTTGTGTGAGGACTCCACGCTCACCGACACCGTCTTCACCGACAACACTGCGACCAACTTAGGCGGGGGGACATGCTTCTGGGAATGCCAGGGCGCCACGCTCACCGGCACTGTCTTCACCGGCAACACCGCGATCGGCGGCGGCGGGGCGCACATCTCGTCCTGCGAGCGTGCCATCATCACCAACTGCCGTTTCGACAACCCCACCAACATCTACGCAGAGGACTCCGCCGGCGCCGTGCTCAACACCCCCCGCCACGGCGGTCGAAACATCGCCGGCGGATCGTTCCTCGGCGGCAACCTGTGGCTCCGGGACCCCGCACAGAACATCTCCGAATGGGCTGCTGACGCCGACGGCGACGGGATCTGCGACGAACCGCTGAACATCGAGGGGTTCGGCACCGACTCCCTCCCGCTGACGTGCCGGAGCGAACCGGCCCCCACCATGGTGGCGACGACGGTCTCCTCGACCGAACCGGCGGGCGCCCGCCCGCTCTCCTCCCGCGATGACCCGACCACGACCACCACGACCGCCGCCCCATCGGCCGGTTCGTCAGGCGAGAGCACCGCAGCACCGGTGAACACCACGGCCACCCCCGTGGCGGAGATGACGGCCGTGATGACCGCCGCAGCACCGGCGGAGACGCCCGTAACGCTCACGACAGCGGCGACGGCGACGGACACGACTCCGGCTGAGACGCAGACGCCCTTCCCCACGGCGATGCTCGTCGTCGCCTGGGCGATCGCCGCGATGGCGATCAGGAGAAGGGAGTAA
- the hisA gene encoding 1-(5-phosphoribosyl)-5-[(5-phosphoribosylamino)methylideneamino]imidazole-4-carboxamide isomerase, with protein MIVFPAVDILGGQCVQLVQGKRESARAFGTPLENARRWLDAGAEALHVVNLDGAFGSAQANAEMIREVVEETGVFVQLGGGIRSREDARAWLETGVGRVILGTVAVREPEIVRDLSLEFGPEQVMAGVDARGGAVVIEGWQEEAGDYLAWAQRFEMLGAGSLLFTNVAVEGLCQGIETEPVARLLERTHLPVVVAGGVTSAEDVRALRDLGVAGVVLGSALYSGKITLEEALEAAR; from the coding sequence ATGATCGTCTTTCCGGCAGTCGATATCCTGGGCGGGCAGTGCGTGCAGCTGGTGCAGGGAAAGCGCGAGAGTGCCCGGGCCTTCGGGACGCCGCTTGAGAACGCACGCCGGTGGCTGGACGCGGGGGCCGAGGCGCTCCATGTGGTGAACCTGGACGGGGCCTTCGGGTCGGCGCAGGCAAACGCGGAGATGATCCGCGAGGTGGTCGAGGAGACCGGGGTCTTCGTGCAGCTCGGCGGCGGGATCCGGAGCCGCGAGGATGCCCGCGCCTGGCTGGAGACGGGAGTCGGCCGGGTGATCCTGGGCACGGTGGCGGTCCGCGAGCCCGAGATCGTCCGCGATCTCTCCCTGGAGTTTGGGCCCGAGCAGGTGATGGCCGGCGTCGACGCACGGGGCGGGGCGGTGGTCATCGAGGGCTGGCAGGAGGAGGCCGGCGACTATCTTGCCTGGGCGCAACGCTTCGAGATGCTCGGGGCGGGTTCGCTGCTCTTCACCAACGTGGCGGTCGAAGGGCTCTGCCAGGGTATCGAGACCGAACCGGTCGCACGTCTGCTGGAGCGGACCCACCTCCCGGTGGTCGTGGCCGGCGGGGTGACGAGCGCGGAGGACGTGCGGGCGCTCCGCGACCTGGGGGTCGCGGGCGTGGTGCTCGGGTCGGCGCTGTACAGCGGGAAGATCACGCTTGAAGAGGCACTGGAGGCGGCACGATGA
- the hisB gene encoding imidazoleglycerol-phosphate dehydratase HisB yields the protein MRQSSIRRETKETRIDLALDLEGEGESRIETGLPFLDHMLTSFAKHGGFALRVDAAGDLEVDAHHLVEDVGIVLGAALKEAVGDGAGITRFADASIPMDEALATVALDVGGRGYLVFTGSFNAPMVGGIDTTLFEHFFYSLCTKAGVTAHVRFYGRNDHHIAEAVYKAFGVALRKAVARDGRKGVPSTKGTL from the coding sequence ATGAGACAAAGTTCGATACGGAGAGAGACGAAGGAGACGAGGATCGACCTCGCCCTGGACCTGGAGGGCGAGGGGGAGAGCAGGATCGAGACCGGCCTGCCTTTCCTCGACCATATGCTCACCTCGTTCGCGAAGCACGGCGGCTTCGCCCTCCGGGTGGATGCGGCGGGCGACCTGGAGGTGGACGCCCACCACCTGGTCGAGGACGTGGGGATCGTGCTCGGCGCCGCTTTGAAGGAGGCGGTCGGCGACGGTGCGGGGATCACGCGTTTCGCCGACGCCTCGATCCCGATGGACGAGGCGCTCGCGACGGTCGCCCTGGACGTCGGCGGCCGGGGCTACCTGGTCTTCACGGGGTCGTTCAACGCCCCCATGGTCGGCGGAATCGACACCACGCTCTTCGAGCACTTCTTCTACAGTCTTTGCACGAAGGCCGGGGTGACGGCCCATGTGCGGTTCTACGGGCGCAACGACCACCACATCGCCGAGGCGGTCTACAAGGCCTTCGGCGTCGCCCTCAGGAAGGCGGTCGCACGGGACGGCCGGAAGGGTGTGCCGAGCACGAAAGGCACGCTGTGA
- the hisG gene encoding ATP phosphoribosyltransferase, with the protein MTSIRLALPNKGRIAQPVRELVEKSGIHLVGSGERKLVAKTVDPEIEVLFARPVDIPEYVANGAADIGITGHDMVMERGSDVEELLDLKMGGATLVAAVPEDSAVVEVVDLDGARVATEFPTITRTFFERHGVSVTIVPVGGACEATPYLGIADAIVDLTSSGTTIRTNRLRVIAEVLRSSTGVIANRTALTEKKEKVHEVLLALESVVRAQGQCYLMMNAQREALPAIEEVLPGLGGPTVMDVASKEGLVAVHAVVAEECVYQLINQLKRAGARDILVMSIERMIP; encoded by the coding sequence ATGACCTCTATCCGCCTGGCATTACCGAACAAGGGGCGGATCGCCCAGCCGGTCCGCGAACTTGTGGAAAAGAGCGGGATCCATCTGGTCGGGAGCGGGGAGCGCAAACTCGTCGCGAAGACCGTGGACCCCGAGATCGAGGTGCTCTTTGCCCGTCCTGTCGATATCCCGGAATATGTGGCCAACGGCGCCGCAGACATCGGGATCACCGGTCACGACATGGTGATGGAGCGGGGCTCTGACGTGGAAGAACTCCTCGACCTGAAGATGGGCGGCGCCACCCTGGTGGCGGCGGTGCCCGAGGACTCGGCGGTCGTGGAGGTCGTCGACCTCGACGGGGCGCGGGTGGCGACCGAGTTTCCGACGATCACCAGGACGTTCTTCGAACGGCACGGGGTCTCGGTGACGATCGTGCCGGTCGGCGGGGCCTGCGAGGCGACGCCGTATCTGGGGATCGCCGACGCCATCGTGGACCTGACGAGTTCGGGGACGACCATCAGGACGAACCGGCTCAGGGTGATCGCCGAGGTGCTCAGGTCGAGCACGGGCGTCATCGCGAACCGCACCGCCCTCACCGAGAAGAAGGAGAAGGTGCACGAGGTGCTCCTCGCCCTGGAGAGCGTGGTGCGGGCGCAGGGGCAGTGTTACCTGATGATGAACGCCCAGCGCGAGGCTCTGCCGGCGATCGAGGAGGTGCTTCCTGGCCTGGGCGGGCCGACGGTGATGGACGTGGCCTCGAAGGAGGGGCTGGTCGCGGTCCATGCGGTGGTGGCCGAGGAGTGCGTGTATCAACTCATCAACCAGTTGAAGCGGGCGGGTGCCCGTGATATCCTGGTGATGTCGATCGAGCGGATGATCCCCTGA
- a CDS encoding right-handed parallel beta-helix repeat-containing protein yields the protein MNKNPPFRKNVALFIVLLTVLLCLVLPVAGGEEDARPPETIAPPEPPLNITNATAPVLDLSVAADPPTGPVPLTVRFTSAAKGLAVDLWTWTVDGVAVVGNGSDFTHTFHTPGTHVVGLTAVNESAAVTNTSSVDINVTAAAPAPAAVVRADGAGAGHPRDWYVSPVPGTGNVTGLLNITDLGAGDTVHIWGAAGHTYEGGIVIDTPNVTMKRWEGSPVQPLITSTSGTSAFTVTADNATFRGLNISGNHLNYDSSLGAGINATGSLENHLKRLTITNCTFAGNTVIGRNTRGGALYAKYVADLLVEGTAFTGNSAGHNGGGACFWSSNDATLANTTFTGNNAICCGGAWFYFCDAATLTNATFTGNNAQYAAGGAGFDMCNAATLTNATFTGNNAQYAAGGAEFRDSKNATLTGTTFTHNTAGNSGGGASFSGCYAATITGTTFTDNTASDGGGACFRSCDDATVTNCRFDNPTNIYAYNSTAALNTARTSGTNIAGGPYLGGNLWLNDPGQNISERGADADFDGICDDPQNTELGTDHLPLMHSGGTVQINATPSGGAFVFVNGTNTTRTADNPFYLPVGNHTISVQKEGFFTGERTITVAPAGNEPLDFTLIESKHPIDWYVSKISGNLNVTDISEIPEIGQGDTIHIWGEARYTYEGGITIDAPNVTVKRWEGSPAQPLITSTSGTSAFTVTADNATFRDLNISGNHLNFDYSRGAGINATGLDTSHIQRLTVADCTFTENAVEGTSAYGGALSARYVDDLLVAGTKFTGNTARRGGGAVFTDSHNATLTATTFTNNTAPVGGGAYFLECMNATITTTTITHNTAGNSGGGALFDTCDAATFTNTTITHNTATNGGGAYFDSCDAATFTTTTFTHNTAQHGGGALFDTCDAATFTNTTITHNTAQHGGGAYFGGCENATFTNTTITHNTANNGGGAYFYDSANATITNCRFDNPTNIYAMDSSATLNTARTRGTNIAGGPYLGGNLWLSQQGKDADFDGICDDPQNTELGTDHLPLMHGGGTVQINATPADAFVYVDGTNTTRTANNPFYLPVGNRTVSVQKEGSFTGEQTITVTAGANDPLTFDLMESTHPIDWYVSKISGNFSSLQEIPEIGEGNTIHVWGVEGHTYEGGIVIDKPNVTVKRWEGSPVQPLITNRSGTSAFTVTADNATFLDLNISNNHLNYDKSRGAGIDAIGTQGDPLQRLTITNCTFAGNTVTDTVTGTDTYGGALYAEYVADLLVEGTAFTGNKADAGGGADFDHCDAATITGTTFTRNTAEDGCGGGACFRSCDDATITNCRFDNPTNIYAIGSSAAALNGTYTPGTNIAGGPYLGGNLWLNDPAQNISEWCADDDCDGICDQPLTIDGLGTDHLPLADGGNRGTVLVRASAHGGFVYVDGINTTRTADHFPAPAPVRAASYCIPGPHAADAFFLPAGNHTLEIVGPTTYGRATLNLTAGTTEPVIVEIGEVDIRGYARPSQGFAPLNVSFDTGFTDPEPDRHTWTFGDGNESSPCYWPSHTYEKAGRYTATLMAGWGEGSDLVTLVRTVNVTAGMPAPVLHLTAAEGNAPFTVGVNVSGAGMPERWHLDLGDGRAVEGTSPAEINRSVTYEKAGTYPLTLTVSTGEFTNATTGTVTVLEPPATPSSESNSGQSPISAASAASIPAGESASMKTRGAAISGVRVTAAETIPKIMITVEKTVCPSGVDAPAGSVYEYDDVKLYHTTEDAVEGALFLFSVPKTWLEEHGLEPADVVLYRYDDAWHPLPTEVDGEDETSWHFSAKSPGFFLFAIGGEPSAVSTPVMTPAAAAETVETLPPPPAAGTATPTKTEPPFPTMLLVVGGAVALLLAAFAAWRMR from the coding sequence ATGAACAAAAATCCCCCCTTCCGAAAAAATGTAGCTCTTTTCATCGTTTTACTCACGGTTCTGCTCTGTCTCGTCCTGCCGGTCGCCGGCGGCGAGGAGGACGCGAGGCCGCCTGAAACCATTGCGCCACCCGAACCGCCTCTGAACATCACGAACGCCACCGCCCCGGTGCTCGACCTCTCGGTCGCCGCCGATCCGCCCACCGGTCCGGTGCCGCTGACGGTCAGGTTCACGAGCGCGGCGAAAGGCCTCGCGGTCGATCTCTGGACCTGGACGGTCGACGGCGTCGCGGTGGTCGGGAACGGATCTGACTTCACCCATACGTTCCACACGCCCGGCACCCACGTCGTCGGCCTCACCGCCGTCAACGAGAGCGCGGCCGTCACCAACACCTCTTCGGTCGACATCAACGTCACCGCCGCCGCACCCGCACCGGCGGCGGTCGTCCGGGCGGACGGCGCCGGTGCCGGTCATCCGAGGGACTGGTATGTCTCTCCGGTGCCGGGCACCGGGAACGTCACCGGTCTCCTGAATATCACCGACCTCGGTGCGGGCGACACCGTCCACATCTGGGGCGCGGCCGGGCATACGTACGAGGGCGGGATCGTCATCGACACACCGAACGTCACCATGAAACGGTGGGAAGGATCGCCGGTGCAACCCCTCATCACCAGCACCTCCGGCACGTCGGCGTTCACCGTCACCGCAGACAACGCGACGTTCCGCGGCCTCAACATCTCCGGGAACCACCTGAACTATGATTCCAGCCTCGGCGCCGGGATCAACGCCACCGGGTCTTTAGAAAACCACCTGAAGCGCCTCACCATAACGAACTGCACCTTTGCCGGGAACACAGTGATCGGGAGGAATACACGCGGCGGTGCGCTCTATGCCAAATATGTCGCCGACCTCCTGGTGGAGGGGACGGCGTTCACCGGCAACTCCGCAGGTCACAACGGCGGCGGGGCATGCTTCTGGAGTTCCAATGACGCCACGCTCGCCAACACCACCTTCACCGGCAACAACGCAATTTGTTGCGGCGGGGCATGGTTCTACTTCTGCGATGCCGCCACGCTCACCAATGCCACCTTCACCGGCAACAACGCACAATACGCCGCCGGCGGGGCAGGCTTCGACATGTGCAATGCCGCCACGCTCACCAATGCCACCTTCACCGGCAACAACGCACAATACGCCGCCGGCGGGGCAGAATTCAGGGATTCCAAGAACGCCACGCTCACCGGCACCACCTTCACCCATAACACCGCAGGCAACAGCGGCGGCGGGGCATCCTTCAGTGGTTGCTATGCCGCCACGATCACCGGCACCACCTTCACCGACAACACCGCATCCGACGGCGGCGGGGCATGCTTCAGAAGTTGCGATGACGCCACCGTCACCAACTGCCGCTTCGACAACCCCACCAACATCTATGCGTATAATTCCACCGCCGCCCTCAACACCGCCCGCACCTCCGGCACGAACATCGCTGGCGGGCCGTACCTCGGCGGCAACCTCTGGCTGAATGATCCTGGACAGAACATCTCCGAGCGGGGCGCGGACGCCGACTTCGACGGCATCTGCGACGATCCGCAGAACACGGAACTCGGCACCGACCACCTCCCCCTCATGCACAGCGGCGGCACCGTGCAGATCAACGCCACGCCCTCCGGCGGCGCCTTCGTCTTCGTCAACGGCACGAACACCACCCGCACCGCGGACAACCCCTTCTACCTCCCGGTCGGGAACCACACGATTTCGGTGCAGAAGGAGGGGTTCTTCACCGGTGAGCGGACGATCACCGTCGCCCCCGCCGGGAACGAACCCCTCGACTTCACCCTCATCGAGAGCAAACACCCGATAGACTGGTACGTCTCGAAGATCAGCGGCAACCTGAACGTCACCGACATCTCCGAGATCCCCGAGATCGGGCAGGGCGACACCATTCACATCTGGGGCGAGGCGCGGTACACCTACGAAGGCGGCATCACCATCGACGCACCGAACGTGACCGTGAAACGCTGGGAAGGATCACCCGCCCAACCGCTCATCACCAGCACCTCCGGCACGTCGGCGTTCACCGTCACCGCCGACAACGCCACCTTCCGCGACCTCAACATCTCCGGGAACCACCTGAACTTTGATTATAGCCGCGGCGCCGGGATCAACGCCACCGGGCTTGATACAAGCCACATACAGCGCCTCACCGTCGCCGACTGCACCTTCACCGAGAACGCGGTTGAAGGGACATCTGCATACGGCGGTGCGCTCTCTGCCAGGTACGTCGACGACCTCCTGGTGGCGGGAACGAAGTTCACCGGCAACACCGCCAGGAGGGGCGGCGGGGCAGTGTTCACGGACTCCCACAACGCCACGCTCACCGCCACCACCTTCACCAACAACACCGCACCCGTCGGCGGCGGGGCATACTTCTTGGAGTGCATGAACGCCACGATCACCACCACCACCATCACCCATAACACCGCAGGCAACAGCGGCGGGGGAGCACTTTTTGATACCTGCGATGCCGCCACGTTCACCAACACCACCATCACCCACAACACCGCGACCAACGGCGGCGGGGCATACTTCGATAGCTGCGATGCCGCCACGTTCACCACCACCACCTTCACCCACAACACCGCACAACACGGCGGGGGAGCACTTTTTGATACCTGCGATGCCGCCACGTTCACCAACACCACCATCACCCACAACACCGCACAACACGGCGGGGGAGCATACTTCGGGGGGTGCGAGAACGCCACGTTCACCAACACCACCATCACCCACAACACCGCAAACAACGGCGGCGGGGCGTACTTCTACGATTCCGCGAACGCCACCATCACCAACTGCCGCTTCGACAACCCCACCAACATCTATGCAATGGACTCCTCCGCCACCCTCAACACCGCCCGCACCCGAGGCACCAACATCGCCGGCGGCCCGTACCTCGGCGGCAACCTCTGGCTCTCGCAACAGGGTAAGGACGCCGACTTCGACGGCATCTGCGACGATCCGCAGAACACGGAACTCGGCACCGACCACCTCCCCCTCATGCACGGCGGCGGCACGGTGCAGATCAACGCCACGCCCGCCGACGCCTTCGTCTACGTCGACGGCACCAACACCACCCGCACCGCGAACAACCCCTTCTACCTCCCGGTCGGCAACCGCACGGTCTCGGTGCAGAAGGAGGGGTCCTTCACCGGTGAACAGACGATCACCGTCACCGCCGGCGCGAACGACCCCCTCACCTTCGACCTCATGGAGAGCACACACCCGATAGACTGGTACGTCTCGAAGATCAGCGGGAACTTCAGCAGTCTCCAGGAGATCCCCGAGATCGGTGAGGGCAACACCATCCATGTCTGGGGCGTGGAGGGGCATACGTACGAGGGCGGGATCGTCATCGACAAACCGAACGTCACCGTGAAGCGGTGGGAAGGGTCGCCGGTGCAACCGCTCATCACCAATCGCTCAGGCACGTCGGCGTTCACCGTCACCGCGGACAACGCCACCTTCCTCGACCTCAACATCTCCAACAACCACCTGAACTATGATAAAAGCCGCGGCGCCGGGATCGACGCCATCGGGACTCAAGGAGACCCCTTACAGCGTCTCACCATAACGAACTGCACCTTTGCCGGGAATACAGTGACCGATACGGTGACCGGGACAGATACATACGGCGGTGCGCTCTATGCCGAATATGTCGCCGACCTCCTGGTGGAGGGGACGGCGTTCACCGGCAACAAAGCAGACGCCGGCGGCGGGGCAGACTTCGATCACTGCGATGCCGCCACGATCACCGGCACCACCTTCACCCGCAACACCGCAGAAGACGGTTGCGGCGGCGGGGCATGCTTCAGAAGTTGCGATGACGCCACCATCACCAACTGCCGCTTCGACAACCCCACTAACATCTATGCAATCGGTTCTTCCGCCGCCGCCCTCAACGGTACCTACACCCCCGGCACGAACATCGCCGGCGGCCCGTACCTGGGCGGCAACCTCTGGCTGAATGATCCCGCCCAGAACATCTCCGAATGGTGTGCGGACGACGACTGCGACGGCATCTGCGACCAGCCGTTGACCATCGACGGCCTCGGCACCGACCACCTCCCGCTCGCGGACGGCGGGAACCGCGGCACCGTGCTCGTCCGCGCCTCCGCTCACGGCGGGTTCGTCTACGTCGACGGCATCAACACCACCCGCACCGCCGACCACTTCCCGGCCCCCGCACCGGTGAGGGCGGCGTCCTACTGCATCCCAGGCCCGCACGCCGCCGACGCCTTCTTCCTCCCGGCCGGGAACCACACCCTCGAGATCGTCGGCCCGACGACCTACGGACGGGCAACACTCAACCTCACCGCAGGCACGACCGAACCGGTGATCGTCGAGATCGGCGAGGTCGATATCAGGGGCTACGCCAGACCCTCGCAGGGCTTCGCACCCCTCAATGTCTCCTTCGACACCGGCTTCACCGACCCCGAACCCGACCGCCACACCTGGACCTTCGGCGACGGCAACGAATCGAGCCCGTGCTACTGGCCGTCTCACACCTACGAGAAGGCCGGGCGGTACACCGCCACCCTGATGGCGGGATGGGGCGAGGGGAGCGACCTCGTCACCCTCGTCCGCACCGTGAACGTCACCGCCGGCATGCCCGCACCCGTCCTCCACCTCACCGCCGCCGAAGGCAACGCACCCTTCACCGTCGGCGTCAATGTCAGCGGCGCCGGGATGCCTGAGAGATGGCACCTCGACCTCGGCGACGGCCGGGCGGTCGAGGGCACGAGCCCCGCCGAGATCAACCGGAGCGTCACCTACGAGAAGGCCGGCACCTACCCGCTCACCCTCACGGTGAGCACCGGAGAGTTTACCAACGCCACCACTGGGACCGTCACCGTCCTCGAACCCCCGGCGACTCCATCCTCTGAATCCAACAGCGGCCAATCACCCATCTCGGCAGCGTCTGCCGCCTCGATCCCGGCCGGAGAGAGCGCCTCCATGAAGACGAGGGGCGCGGCCATCTCTGGGGTGCGGGTGACGGCCGCAGAAACGATCCCGAAGATCATGATCACCGTTGAAAAGACCGTCTGTCCCTCCGGCGTCGACGCACCCGCAGGGTCGGTCTACGAGTACGACGACGTGAAACTCTACCACACGACCGAGGACGCGGTCGAGGGCGCTCTCTTCCTCTTTAGCGTCCCGAAGACGTGGCTCGAAGAGCACGGCCTCGAACCGGCAGACGTCGTGCTGTACCGCTACGACGACGCGTGGCACCCCCTCCCCACCGAGGTCGACGGGGAGGACGAGACCTCCTGGCACTTCTCGGCAAAGAGTCCGGGCTTCTTCCTCTTTGCGATCGGCGGCGAACCCTCTGCGGTCTCGACGCCGGTGATGACGCCCGCCGCAGCGGCCGAGACGGTCGAGACCCTCCCGCCGCCGCCGGCCGCAGGCACGGCGACCCCCACCAAAACCGAACCGCCCTTCCCCACGATGCTGCTCGTCGTCGGGGGGGCGGTTGCTCTCCTCCTCGCCGCATTCGCGGCCTGGAGGATGAGGTAG